The following nucleotide sequence is from Bacteroidales bacterium.
TCGATTCTAAGATCCAGTTCATCATCTATAATAACTTCAATGACCTTAAACAGAGTAACCTTGGATTGCTTAGCCAGACTCAATATAATACCGGCGGAGTAACACATATCATCGGGCATGATATATTCCTCTATTTTGATGGGAATATGAACAATTTTGATCGACAAATCCGTGCAGGTATAACCCGTATGTTGCTTGACGGAATAATTTTCGGAGAATCTATTGGCTCCCAGGTGAAAAATAGCACCCTCATCAATCTGCCTGCATGGTTTTCCGATGGACTTGTATCCTATTACAGCCGCAACTGGGATACAGAACTTGATAATATTCTGAAAGATGGCATTATGAGCGGGAAATACAGAAAATTTAATCATCTGTATGGAGCTGATGCTGTTTATGCCGGGCATTCAATCTGGAGATTTATTGCGGAGAAATATGGTCCTGAGAATATTGCCAACATTGTCTATATGACCCGTGTGAACAGGAGTGTAGAAAGTGGATTTCTATATGTGCTTGGCGTCTCCTTTAAAAACATCATCAAAGAATGGGAAGTGTGGTACAAAGACATTTATTCTCAGCAACCCCCAGCTTCCGAAAAAAGCTTTGGTTCTCCCATAAAATCAAAGATAAAAACAGACAGGGTTTATGACAAAGTCAAGCTGAGCCCTGATGGAGAAAATCTTGTTTATACCTCCAATAGCATTGGACTCTATAAGGTGCACCTCTATAATACTGCCAGTGGTAAAGTAAAGAAAATCTTCAGAAAAGGGTTCCGTTTGGATGAGAAAGTGGATTATTCCTATCCCTTACTTGCCTGGCATCCTTCCGGACAGTTGCTTACTATGATTTTGGAATCCAAAGGATTAATTTTCCTTTATTCCTATGATCTGGAAACACGGAAATGGACACATCAGAATATTTTTGGCTTTCAGAAAATCCTTGACTTTTCTTATTCTCCTGATGGACGATCCTTTGTTTTTTCTGCAGTCCAAAAAGGCCAATCTGATATTTACCTTTACAATATTGCAGCAAATACCTATGAACAACTCACCCGTGATATTTATAACGACCTGAATCCACGCTTCCTTTATAAAAGCAGTCGAATTATTTTCAGCTCCAACAGGCCTCATGATACGCTGAAAATTGTGAAAGATGAGATGGTGACATATGATGGAATGGAGAACCATGACCTCTTTGTCTTTGATATCAAAAACAGGTCCCGGATGTTGAACAGGATTGAAAAGACACCTCTTGCGAATGAAGTTCAGCCCATGTCCTACACACCCGGCACTTTCACCTACCTGAGTGATGCTAATGGAATCTATAACCGTTATGTGGCAAAATTCGATAGCGCAATATCCTATATCGACACCACGGTGCATTACAGGTATTTTGCCAGGGCTTACCCGATATCAGACCTGGAAAGGAGTATACTTACCCAGGATGTAAGTGTTGTTTCCGGCAAATCGGCAGAAGTAGTCTTTGATAAAAAGAAATATCACATCTATCTGAATGATTTACCTTCTGAGCAGGCATCACCCGTTAGCCTAAGCACAACAAGCTATATGCTATCGAAGGAAATCAAGGCAAAGGAAGAGGCTGAAGCAAAAGAGAAGCAGAAAAAGGAGTCTTCAGTCAAAACAAGGAGGAAAAAATTCGTAAACGTATATGAAGAAGACCTACCTATCCGTCAATCGGATAGCCTTGGGATTGACCTCAACAATTACCAGCTTTCCGGCAAAGTAACTCAACAAAAGCCTTCCTTGCTGAAGGAAGACAAATTCGGTCGTTGGGTGCCAGCCAATGAAAAGGCTAAACCACCAAAACCAAGGAATTATAATGTTGAATACACCATCAACCAATTGGTTGGACAGCTGGATTTCTCTTACCTGAACATGAGTTATCAGCCTTTCATAGGCTATGCCGGACCAGTATTTCAGAATCCACCTACCAATGCCTTGTTTACTATCGGGGCCACCGATCTGTTGGAAGATTACAGGATCATAGGTGGAGTAAGGCTAAATTCGGACCTCAACAATAACGAATATCTCCTTGGGTTTGTCAATCTGAAGCGCCAGACAGACAAGGAAATCTATTTTCACAGGAATTCCTTTGATGTAGCATATTCCAATGCATATGTCAGGCATAGAATTCATGAATTGCA
It contains:
- a CDS encoding PD40 domain-containing protein yields the protein MLQKDSITPPKKPGIFFLVLMLWLVSPSLYSQFYNGSQLTFGKNRVQYSDFLWTYFRFNNFDVYYYLNGKELALHTAEYARSYLPEIEKKLETTLDSKIQFIIYNNFNDLKQSNLGLLSQTQYNTGGVTHIIGHDIFLYFDGNMNNFDRQIRAGITRMLLDGIIFGESIGSQVKNSTLINLPAWFSDGLVSYYSRNWDTELDNILKDGIMSGKYRKFNHLYGADAVYAGHSIWRFIAEKYGPENIANIVYMTRVNRSVESGFLYVLGVSFKNIIKEWEVWYKDIYSQQPPASEKSFGSPIKSKIKTDRVYDKVKLSPDGENLVYTSNSIGLYKVHLYNTASGKVKKIFRKGFRLDEKVDYSYPLLAWHPSGQLLTMILESKGLIFLYSYDLETRKWTHQNIFGFQKILDFSYSPDGRSFVFSAVQKGQSDIYLYNIAANTYEQLTRDIYNDLNPRFLYKSSRIIFSSNRPHDTLKIVKDEMVTYDGMENHDLFVFDIKNRSRMLNRIEKTPLANEVQPMSYTPGTFTYLSDANGIYNRYVAKFDSAISYIDTTVHYRYFARAYPISDLERSILTQDVSVVSGKSAEVVFDKKKYHIYLNDLPSEQASPVSLSTTSYMLSKEIKAKEEAEAKEKQKKESSVKTRRKKFVNVYEEDLPIRQSDSLGIDLNNYQLSGKVTQQKPSLLKEDKFGRWVPANEKAKPPKPRNYNVEYTINQLVGQLDFSYLNMSYQPFIGYAGPVFQNPPTNALFTIGATDLLEDYRIIGGVRLNSDLNNNEYLLGFVNLKRQTDKEIYFHRNSFDVAYSNAYVRHRIHELHYILRYPFSEIFAIKGTTSLQYDKSIVLALDQATAQMKDKNDVWGIVKGELVFDNTRSLGTNLYQGMRYKVFGEYYRLIADGGTNMTVVGFDFRHYTRIHRSFIWANRFAGSTSFGKSKLLYYLGGVDNWLIPGFDDRNQIDYSQNYAFQTLATNMRGFKQNVRSGNTFAVLNSELRLPVFKYFFNRPLKSDFLNNFQVVGFGDLGAAWKGLNPLSEENTFYTQYIYRPPLYVTVQVQKSPMVAGYGFGLRSSLLGYFLRADWSWGIEDNVIQPRQFYLSLSLDF